A genomic window from Sanguibacter antarcticus includes:
- the era gene encoding GTPase Era, with amino-acid sequence MTPSTPTGQSGGTAPHRSGFACMVGRPNAGKSTLTNALVGQKVAITSGRPQTTRHTIRGIVHREDAQLILVDTPGLHRPRTLLGERLNDLVRETLTQVDVIAFCLPADQKVGPGDRYIAKELSQLMTGRHPTPVVAVVTKADLVSREELGVHLLAIDGLGEWADIVPVSAVDGYQVQTLADVLVKHLPEGGDLYPDGELTDEPASVMVAELVREAALEGVRDELPHSLAVVVDEITPREGGSGPNPLLDVRVNLFVERDSQKAIIIGRGGARLRHVGTEARKGIEALLGNRVYLDLHVKVAKDWQRDPKQLGRMGF; translated from the coding sequence ATGACCCCCAGCACACCCACAGGCCAGTCCGGGGGCACGGCACCGCACAGGTCCGGGTTCGCGTGCATGGTCGGCCGTCCGAACGCCGGCAAGTCCACCTTGACGAACGCACTTGTCGGCCAGAAGGTCGCGATCACGTCCGGGCGCCCGCAGACGACCCGGCACACGATCCGTGGGATCGTCCACCGGGAGGACGCTCAGCTCATCCTCGTCGACACACCGGGTCTGCACCGTCCGCGCACGCTGCTCGGCGAGCGCCTCAACGACCTCGTCCGCGAGACGCTCACGCAGGTCGACGTCATCGCCTTCTGCCTCCCGGCGGACCAGAAGGTCGGGCCCGGCGACAGATATATCGCGAAAGAGCTGTCCCAGCTCATGACCGGGCGTCACCCCACACCGGTGGTCGCTGTCGTGACGAAAGCAGACCTCGTCTCGCGCGAGGAGCTCGGTGTCCACCTGCTCGCGATCGACGGTCTCGGCGAGTGGGCTGACATCGTTCCGGTCTCAGCCGTGGACGGGTACCAGGTGCAGACCCTCGCGGACGTCCTCGTCAAGCACCTTCCCGAGGGCGGGGACCTCTACCCCGACGGCGAGCTCACCGACGAGCCCGCGAGCGTCATGGTCGCCGAGCTCGTCCGCGAGGCGGCCCTCGAGGGCGTGCGCGACGAGCTCCCGCACTCTCTCGCGGTCGTCGTCGACGAGATCACGCCGCGCGAAGGTGGTAGCGGCCCCAACCCGCTCCTGGACGTCCGCGTGAACCTCTTCGTCGAGCGCGACAGCCAGAAGGCGATCATCATCGGTCGTGGTGGCGCACGCCTGCGTCACGTCGGGACGGAAGCCCGCAAGGGGATCGAGGCGCTGCTCGGCAACCGCGTGTACCTCGACCTCCACGTCAAGGTCGCCAAGGACTGGCAGCGCGACCCCAAGCAGCTCGGCCGGATGGGCTTCTGA
- a CDS encoding PhoH family protein: protein MAADDTSAGAPHTHVEHRIVVPVGVSVSALLGPVDSVLRAIEAGFPTIDVRVRENEIALRGPAADLALASRLVDELIDVAAAGTPLTADVVARSITMLTEQSATRPTDVFTLSILSSRGRTIRPKTAGQKHYVDAIDANTVTFGIGPAGTGKTYLAMAKAVQALQARQVSRIVLTRPAVEAGERLGFLPGSLSDKIDPYLRPLYDALHDMLEPASIPKLIEAGTIEVAPLAYMRGRTLDDAFIILDEAQNTTAEQMKMFLTRLGFSSKMVITGDVTQIDLPGGTPSGLRIVEDVLTGVDDVEFCPLSSGDVVRHRLVGEIIDAYARWDVSGATAPSAHRGPRDRAHEKGHRR from the coding sequence ATGGCAGCAGACGACACGAGCGCGGGAGCGCCACACACCCACGTCGAGCACCGGATCGTCGTTCCGGTCGGTGTCTCCGTCTCCGCGCTCCTCGGCCCGGTCGACTCGGTGCTCCGCGCCATCGAGGCGGGGTTCCCCACCATCGACGTCCGGGTCCGCGAGAACGAGATCGCACTGCGCGGCCCTGCCGCTGACCTCGCGCTCGCGTCCCGTCTGGTCGACGAGCTCATCGACGTCGCCGCGGCAGGGACGCCGCTGACCGCCGACGTGGTGGCGCGCTCGATCACGATGCTCACCGAGCAGTCGGCGACGCGACCCACCGACGTGTTCACGCTGAGCATCCTGTCCAGCCGCGGCCGGACGATCCGCCCGAAGACGGCAGGCCAGAAGCACTACGTCGACGCGATCGACGCGAACACCGTGACCTTCGGGATCGGGCCGGCAGGCACAGGAAAGACGTACCTGGCGATGGCCAAGGCCGTGCAGGCGCTCCAGGCACGGCAGGTCAGCCGCATCGTCTTGACGCGGCCTGCCGTCGAGGCTGGCGAGCGGCTCGGGTTCCTTCCCGGGTCGCTGTCGGACAAGATCGATCCGTACCTGCGCCCGTTGTACGACGCGCTCCACGACATGCTCGAGCCCGCGTCGATCCCCAAGCTCATCGAGGCAGGCACGATCGAGGTCGCGCCCCTGGCGTACATGCGTGGCCGGACGCTCGACGACGCCTTCATCATCCTCGACGAAGCACAGAACACCACGGCCGAGCAGATGAAGATGTTCCTCACCCGGCTGGGTTTCTCCTCGAAGATGGTCATCACCGGGGACGTCACCCAGATCGACCTCCCCGGCGGGACGCCGTCCGGGCTGCGGATCGTCGAGGACGTCCTCACCGGTGTCGACGACGTCGAGTTCTGCCCCCTGAGCTCCGGTGACGTGGTCCGTCACCGTCTGGTCGGCGAGATCATCGACGCCTACGCACGCTGGGACGTCAGCGGAGCGACCGCTCCGTCCGCACACCGCGGTCCTCGCGACCGGGCACACGAGAAGGGCCACCGCAGGTGA
- the dnaJ gene encoding molecular chaperone DnaJ: MTDYYEILGVSRDASHDQIKKAYRKLARELHPDVAGPEAEDKFKDVSRAYEVLSNADKRRSYDMGSDPSAPGGGMGGGFGFQDIFETFFGGGQAQRGPIPRSRRGQDALIRLDLDLAETAFGVRREIPVETAVVCGTCSGSCCSPGTSPRVCDVCHGRGTVQRVARSFLGQVMTTAPCAACQGFGTTIPEPCAECAGEGRIRSRRTVAVEVPAGVETGTRIKLTSQGEVGPAGGPAGDLYFEIRERKHETFLRRGDDLHCTLEVPMTAAVLGTVVELQTLDGPEKLDLRPGTQPSQVITLKGLGIGHLHSTGRGDLNVHVEVQIPSGLSDEQAELVRQLAALRGEEHVDGQMSAAHPGVFSRLRDKFAGR; this comes from the coding sequence GTGACTGATTACTACGAGATCCTCGGCGTCAGCCGGGACGCCAGCCACGACCAGATCAAGAAGGCGTACCGCAAGCTCGCGCGCGAGCTGCACCCGGACGTCGCCGGTCCAGAGGCCGAGGACAAGTTCAAGGACGTGTCCCGGGCCTATGAGGTGTTGTCCAACGCGGACAAGCGTCGCTCGTACGACATGGGCAGCGACCCGTCGGCTCCCGGCGGTGGCATGGGAGGCGGGTTCGGCTTCCAGGACATCTTCGAGACGTTCTTCGGCGGCGGGCAGGCCCAGCGCGGACCCATCCCACGCTCCCGCCGTGGCCAGGATGCCCTCATCCGGCTGGACCTCGACCTCGCGGAGACCGCGTTCGGCGTGCGCCGCGAGATCCCGGTCGAGACCGCGGTCGTCTGCGGCACCTGCTCCGGCTCGTGCTGCAGCCCCGGGACCTCGCCGCGGGTGTGCGACGTGTGCCACGGCCGCGGGACGGTCCAGCGGGTCGCACGCTCGTTCCTCGGCCAGGTCATGACGACCGCACCGTGCGCCGCGTGCCAGGGATTCGGGACGACGATCCCCGAGCCGTGCGCCGAGTGCGCCGGCGAGGGCCGCATCCGCAGCCGCCGGACGGTCGCCGTCGAGGTTCCCGCCGGCGTCGAGACGGGAACCCGGATCAAGCTGACGTCCCAGGGGGAGGTCGGCCCCGCAGGCGGGCCTGCCGGTGACCTCTACTTCGAGATCCGCGAGCGCAAGCACGAGACCTTCCTGCGCCGTGGTGACGATCTGCACTGCACGCTGGAGGTTCCGATGACGGCGGCCGTCCTCGGCACGGTCGTCGAGCTGCAGACGCTCGACGGGCCCGAGAAGCTCGACCTGCGCCCGGGGACGCAGCCCAGCCAGGTCATCACGCTCAAGGGCCTGGGGATCGGTCACCTGCACTCGACCGGCCGTGGCGACCTCAACGTCCATGTCGAGGTGCAGATCCCGAGCGGGTTGTCCGACGAGCAGGCGGAGCTGGTGCGCCAGCTGGCCGCGCTGCGCGGGGAAGAGCACGTCGACGGACAGATGTCGGCTGCGCACCCGGGTGTGTTCTCGCGGCTGCGTGACAAGTTCGCGGGTCGGTAG
- a CDS encoding histidine triad nucleotide-binding protein, which translates to MTTDHDTETMPADADCLFCKIVAGDVPADVVASNDRVIAFRDINPQAPMHVLVVPREHYGDIAQLAAGAPDLLADVVALADEVASEQADGQFRLIFNSGPHAGQSVFHVHGHVLGGAHLGWSPA; encoded by the coding sequence ATGACCACGGACCACGACACCGAGACGATGCCCGCCGACGCAGACTGCCTGTTCTGCAAGATCGTGGCGGGCGACGTCCCAGCCGACGTCGTCGCGTCGAACGATCGCGTCATCGCGTTCCGGGACATCAACCCGCAGGCTCCGATGCACGTGCTCGTCGTGCCGCGTGAGCACTACGGTGACATCGCCCAGCTGGCCGCTGGCGCGCCCGACCTGCTCGCGGACGTCGTCGCGCTCGCTGACGAGGTCGCCAGCGAGCAGGCAGACGGCCAGTTCCGGCTGATCTTCAACTCAGGACCGCACGCCGGGCAGAGCGTGTTCCACGTCCACGGGCACGTCCTCGGTGGCGCTCACCTCGGGTGGTCGCCCGCCTGA
- a CDS encoding hemolysin family protein yields MNTLSGAPIGWLLVFALVGISLAALLSAGEAAVVRVTRTAVGEIVDTRSEIADRIQRLVVSPGHTAASAAFVRVFAEMLATACITVCVAALVDPWWLVLLISVVVGALVALVLVRISPRTIGRRRPAQTLVFLSSLLDVVLRITGPITQYTGASRSPTDAMDEHELRDMVDRVSDARAIEDDERTMLRSVFELRTTLTREVMVPRTDMVTSMAATPLPKALALFLRSGFSRVPVVGESVDELLGVAYFKDVVRVLNHSQDAETRTLGEVMRSPLFVPESKAVDDLLREMQSASSHIALVVDEYGGIAGLVTIEDALEEIVGELTDEHDSVAPEIEEIEPGTFRVPARLALDELGELFDLDVNDDEVDTAGGLLAKALGKVPLTGSTADANGLHLVAERVEGRRKQLSSILVCRSDPAERPTNHGRRAFDENRTSDDRRTPTDQQEMER; encoded by the coding sequence GTGAACACGCTCAGCGGTGCCCCGATCGGGTGGCTCCTCGTGTTCGCTCTCGTCGGGATCTCGCTCGCGGCGCTGCTCAGCGCGGGGGAGGCTGCCGTCGTCCGCGTGACGCGCACGGCGGTCGGTGAGATCGTCGACACCCGGAGCGAGATCGCCGACCGGATCCAGCGTCTCGTCGTGAGCCCCGGACACACTGCGGCCTCGGCCGCGTTTGTCCGGGTGTTCGCGGAGATGCTCGCGACAGCCTGCATCACCGTGTGCGTCGCGGCGCTCGTCGACCCGTGGTGGCTCGTCCTGCTCATCTCGGTCGTCGTCGGCGCGCTCGTCGCGCTCGTCCTCGTGCGGATCAGCCCGAGGACCATCGGGCGACGTCGCCCGGCGCAGACCCTCGTCTTCCTCAGCTCGCTGCTCGACGTCGTGCTGAGGATCACCGGTCCGATCACGCAGTACACGGGAGCCAGCCGGTCGCCGACCGACGCCATGGACGAGCACGAGCTCCGGGACATGGTCGACCGCGTGAGCGACGCCCGAGCCATCGAGGACGACGAGCGGACGATGCTGCGGTCCGTGTTCGAGCTCCGCACCACGCTCACACGCGAGGTGATGGTGCCCCGCACCGACATGGTGACCTCGATGGCCGCCACGCCGCTGCCCAAGGCGCTCGCCCTCTTCCTGCGCTCGGGCTTCTCCCGCGTCCCGGTCGTCGGGGAGTCCGTCGACGAGCTGCTCGGCGTCGCCTACTTCAAGGACGTCGTCCGGGTCCTCAACCACTCCCAGGACGCTGAGACCAGGACGCTCGGCGAGGTCATGCGCTCCCCGCTCTTCGTCCCGGAGTCGAAGGCGGTCGACGACCTCCTGCGGGAGATGCAGAGCGCGTCGTCGCACATCGCGCTCGTCGTCGACGAGTACGGCGGCATCGCCGGGCTCGTGACGATCGAGGACGCGCTCGAGGAGATCGTCGGGGAGCTCACCGACGAGCACGACTCCGTCGCCCCGGAGATCGAGGAGATCGAACCCGGAACCTTCCGTGTGCCGGCGCGGCTGGCGCTCGACGAGCTGGGCGAGCTGTTCGACCTCGACGTGAACGACGACGAGGTCGACACGGCCGGCGGTCTGCTCGCGAAGGCGCTGGGCAAGGTGCCGCTCACCGGGTCCACCGCAGACGCCAACGGGCTGCACCTCGTCGCTGAACGGGTCGAGGGCCGTCGCAAGCAGCTCTCGAGCATCCTCGTGTGCCGCAGCGACCCGGCAGAGCGCCCCACGAACCATGGACGACGAGCCTTCGACGAGAACCGCACGAGCGATGATCGCCGCACACCCACCGATCAGCAGGAGATGGAACGATGA
- a CDS encoding RDD family protein: MTSTTRAPRVPRGTSTTRHIVPGQGASMTVAPVGRRVAAFAVDLTTTAVVTLGVYLLTDSFLLAGLALVEVPVGLCVWEGRSGLTVGNALLRVRTVRADGPFAPGIAQSAVRGLVVLAGFLVATVGQWVVVASGAWDRGPLKQGWHDSLAKTTMIDVSRRALAQRTEHPADEPVPPGAAALSVPSALGAGAPGSAAEPPPTVPVPVVAPVHSPQFSQALPSWAPPRSAAPEASAPGPAVESLSAPPRRAPAEGFLLSFDNGQSFTVHGSGLVGRRPRSAAGERHDDLLVVDDDLRSVSKTHLEFGIDDGGFWVTDRGSTNGTSVLTAHGEPLDVAAGARVHVPADGSVRVGRRQFTARALTR, translated from the coding sequence ATGACCAGCACGACCCGAGCACCTCGCGTTCCGCGGGGCACCAGCACCACCCGCCACATCGTTCCCGGGCAGGGGGCGTCGATGACTGTCGCGCCCGTCGGGCGTCGGGTCGCGGCCTTCGCCGTCGACCTCACGACGACTGCTGTCGTGACCCTCGGCGTCTACCTGCTGACGGACTCGTTCCTTCTGGCGGGGCTCGCGCTCGTCGAGGTGCCCGTGGGGCTCTGCGTCTGGGAAGGTCGGTCAGGGCTCACGGTCGGCAACGCTCTCCTGCGCGTGCGGACCGTTCGTGCAGACGGCCCGTTCGCTCCGGGGATCGCCCAGAGCGCGGTCCGCGGCCTCGTCGTGCTGGCCGGGTTCCTCGTGGCGACTGTCGGTCAGTGGGTCGTGGTGGCGTCCGGAGCCTGGGACCGTGGGCCGCTCAAGCAGGGATGGCACGACTCTCTCGCCAAGACGACGATGATCGACGTCTCTCGACGTGCGCTCGCCCAGCGCACAGAGCATCCCGCGGACGAGCCGGTACCTCCTGGTGCGGCTGCGCTGTCGGTGCCATCGGCCCTCGGGGCCGGCGCCCCTGGGTCCGCCGCTGAGCCCCCACCGACGGTGCCGGTTCCCGTCGTCGCCCCGGTCCACAGCCCGCAGTTCTCCCAAGCGCTCCCGAGCTGGGCTCCGCCGCGGTCTGCCGCACCCGAGGCCTCGGCGCCCGGCCCGGCGGTCGAGTCGCTCTCGGCTCCCCCGCGACGTGCTCCCGCGGAGGGTTTCCTCCTGTCGTTCGACAACGGGCAGTCGTTCACCGTGCACGGCTCGGGACTCGTCGGCCGCCGGCCACGGTCTGCCGCAGGCGAGCGGCACGACGACCTGCTCGTCGTGGACGACGACCTGCGCTCGGTCTCGAAGACTCATCTCGAGTTCGGGATCGACGACGGCGGCTTCTGGGTGACCGACCGCGGCTCGACCAACGGGACGAGCGTCCTCACGGCTCACGGCGAGCCTCTGGACGTCGCTGCCGGAGCACGGGTCCATGTGCCTGCTGACGGCAGCGTCCGTGTCGGCCGTCGTCAGTTCACCGCACGCGCGCTCACGCGTTGA
- the ybeY gene encoding rRNA maturation RNase YbeY: protein MSIEVNNESGYEVDEAEFAALGRFVLEEMHVHPLTELSILFVDTEVMTELHVQWMDEPGPTDVLSFPMDELRPGREGDVTPAGLLGDVVVCPEIAAQQATVAGHSTVEEMLLLTTHGILHLLGYDHAEPEEEKEMFGLQRTLLLTFLASRRSS, encoded by the coding sequence GTGAGCATCGAAGTCAACAACGAGTCCGGCTACGAGGTCGACGAGGCGGAGTTCGCCGCGCTCGGACGGTTCGTGCTCGAGGAGATGCACGTCCACCCCCTCACCGAGCTGTCCATCCTCTTCGTCGACACCGAGGTGATGACCGAGCTCCACGTGCAGTGGATGGACGAGCCAGGCCCCACCGACGTCCTCTCGTTCCCGATGGACGAGCTGCGCCCCGGGCGCGAGGGCGACGTGACCCCGGCCGGTCTGCTCGGGGACGTCGTCGTGTGCCCCGAGATCGCCGCTCAGCAGGCGACCGTGGCGGGTCACTCGACGGTCGAGGAGATGCTCCTGCTCACGACGCACGGGATCCTTCACCTCCTCGGGTACGACCACGCGGAACCGGAGGAGGAGAAGGAGATGTTCGGGCTCCAGCGCACGCTGCTCCTCACCTTCCTCGCCAGCCGTCGGTCGTCGTGA
- a CDS encoding 16S rRNA (uracil(1498)-N(3))-methyltransferase — protein MSAPVFLAEPGALSSCEPGSTFVLDGDEGRHAGVVQRRGPGERIDVVDGAGVRLRCVIASVQSSTLDLVVEDVVHEPADGVEIVLVQALAKGDRDEMAVEAATEVGVDAILPWQAERSVVVWRGDRAAKSRARWVGVVRAATKQARRAVMPRVGLVVDAAGLVTAVERVRAGGGTTLVLHEEATRPLAEVELPATRAVAASGEMRAAPDVHDGDGPDERVREVMLVVGPEGGISDRELARLVDAGAVPVRLGPHVLRTSTAGPVAAALVAQRLGRWR, from the coding sequence GTGAGCGCGCCCGTCTTCCTCGCCGAGCCCGGCGCGCTGTCGTCGTGCGAGCCAGGGAGCACGTTCGTGCTCGACGGGGACGAGGGTCGGCACGCGGGTGTCGTCCAGCGGCGTGGCCCGGGGGAGCGGATCGACGTCGTCGACGGTGCGGGCGTGCGGCTGCGCTGTGTGATCGCGTCGGTGCAGTCGTCGACGCTGGACCTCGTGGTCGAGGACGTGGTCCACGAGCCCGCCGACGGTGTCGAGATCGTGCTCGTCCAGGCGCTCGCCAAGGGCGACCGTGACGAGATGGCCGTCGAGGCCGCGACCGAGGTAGGCGTGGACGCGATCCTGCCGTGGCAGGCGGAACGCTCCGTGGTCGTGTGGCGCGGCGACCGGGCGGCGAAGTCGCGTGCGCGGTGGGTCGGGGTGGTGCGCGCTGCGACGAAGCAGGCTCGTCGGGCCGTCATGCCGCGTGTCGGGCTCGTGGTGGACGCTGCGGGCCTCGTCACGGCCGTCGAGCGCGTCCGGGCGGGCGGCGGAACGACGCTGGTCTTGCACGAGGAGGCCACCCGACCGCTGGCGGAGGTCGAGCTCCCTGCGACCCGTGCCGTGGCTGCGTCGGGCGAGATGCGGGCTGCCCCGGACGTGCACGACGGGGACGGACCTGACGAGCGGGTCCGAGAGGTGATGCTCGTCGTGGGGCCCGAGGGCGGGATCAGCGACCGCGAGCTCGCGCGGCTCGTCGATGCCGGCGCGGTGCCGGTGCGGCTCGGCCCGCACGTCTTGCGCACGTCGACCGCGGGACCTGTCGCGGCTGCTCTCGTCGCACAGCGGCTCGGGCGCTGGCGCTGA
- the hrcA gene encoding heat-inducible transcriptional repressor HrcA → MAAGDDRRLDVLRAIVEDYVQTREPVGSKVLAERHALGVSSATIRNDMAVLEEGGYIAQPHTSAGRVPTDKGYRMFVDRLSSVKAFSSAEKSAIETFLAGAVDLDDVVTRAGRLLAQLTGQVAVVQYPSLRRSGLRHLELVVLGERRLLVVLITDTGRVEQRTLELTEPPDETFLVDLRTRLNVAAAGRRLKELRAALTTLAETYHPVDRDLVERIADVITETLSQESEERIVLAGTANLAQAGMRFEHALRPVLEALEEQVVLLNLLTEMAEDSAGVNVRIGRETQLAGLFETSVVTTGYGSDGDAVATIGSIGPTRMDYPGTIAAVRAVARYLSRILGS, encoded by the coding sequence ATGGCGGCTGGCGACGACCGCAGGCTCGACGTGCTCCGCGCGATCGTGGAGGACTACGTCCAGACGCGCGAGCCTGTCGGTTCCAAGGTGCTCGCTGAGCGCCATGCCCTCGGCGTCTCCTCCGCGACGATCCGCAACGACATGGCGGTGCTCGAGGAGGGCGGCTACATCGCGCAGCCCCACACGTCGGCCGGGCGCGTGCCCACCGACAAGGGCTACCGGATGTTCGTCGACAGGCTCTCCTCCGTCAAGGCGTTCTCCAGCGCGGAGAAGAGCGCGATCGAGACGTTCCTCGCCGGTGCGGTCGACCTCGACGACGTCGTCACGCGGGCCGGGCGGCTCCTCGCCCAGCTCACCGGCCAGGTCGCCGTCGTCCAGTACCCGTCGTTGCGACGTTCGGGGCTGCGTCACCTCGAGCTCGTCGTGCTCGGCGAGCGCAGGCTCCTCGTCGTCCTCATCACCGACACCGGCCGCGTCGAGCAGCGCACCCTCGAGCTGACCGAGCCTCCCGACGAGACCTTCCTCGTCGACCTCCGGACACGGCTCAACGTCGCCGCGGCCGGCCGCCGGCTCAAAGAGCTCCGGGCCGCTCTCACCACGCTCGCGGAGACCTACCACCCGGTCGATCGTGATCTTGTCGAGCGGATCGCGGACGTCATCACCGAGACGCTCTCCCAGGAGAGCGAAGAACGCATCGTGCTCGCCGGTACGGCGAACCTCGCCCAGGCGGGCATGCGGTTCGAGCACGCGCTGCGTCCTGTCCTCGAAGCGCTCGAAGAGCAGGTCGTCCTCCTCAACCTCCTCACGGAGATGGCGGAGGACTCCGCCGGCGTCAACGTGCGCATCGGTCGAGAGACGCAGCTCGCCGGGCTCTTCGAGACGTCCGTCGTCACGACCGGGTACGGCTCGGACGGTGACGCGGTCGCAACCATCGGCTCGATCGGCCCCACCCGGATGGACTACCCCGGCACCATCGCCGCCGTGCGAGCAGTCGCCCGCTATCTCTCGAGGATCCTCGGTTCGTGA